The Streptomyces sp. SS1-1 genome has a segment encoding these proteins:
- a CDS encoding discoidin domain-containing protein encodes MTRHKPRSPQRRTALALLACAVAVLGLPAVGAHAAGGPDAAATAPATAGSALRAHTAAAVTDGDTDTYWQAAKKSAQWVQTDLGRGKRVRQVVLRLPEHWETRRQTLALQGSADGKTFATLKPSAPYVFSPADGNTVRITVPATLARYVRADFSANSVAGTAQLAEMQVLTTAAATPNLAQGKTFTESGHADVYGAANAGDGNRATYWESRNNAFPQWLQVDLGSSVKVNEVKLRLPAGWPSRSQALKLQGSTDNQNFTDLTASKAYTFDSGNDQSATLSFDATTTRYVRVLITANTGWPAGQVSELEVYGPATGDTQAPTAPANLAYTEPATGQIRLTWNAASDDTAVTGYDVYADGQLRASVAGNVLTYTDTQPAGADVTYFVRARDAAGNVSANSNSVTRKGSGGDTQPPTAPANLAYTQSGADVKLTWQASSDNVKVTGYDVYGNGQLLKAVAGDVTTYTDTPSAGATVTYHVKAKDAAGNVSAASNSVTRPGTTAGSDLAQGKPVEASSSVFTYVAANANDGQISTYWESGSGAYPATLTTKLGANADLDRVVVKLNPDPAWSTRTQNIQVLGRDQDATTFETLAAAKEYRFDPATGNSVTIPVTGSAADIRLRFTANSGAPGAQVAELQVIGTPAANPDLKVTGITHTPAAPVESDTIGLTATVTNSGAKASKATDLDFTLGGTKAATADVPALAAGESKTVTAGIGTRDAGSYPVGAEVDPSQKVIEQNEANNTYTRPDALVVKPVASSDLLAAPVAWTPTSASAGDDVTFTVALKNQGSVASASGAHGITLTVQNAQGATVKTLTGSYNGAIAAGQTTAPVGLGTWKAANGKYTVKTVIADDANELPVKRANNTTTHPLFVGRGADMPYDMYEAEDGTVGGGAKVVGPNRTIGDIAGEASGRKAVTLTGTGQYVEWTTRAATNTLVTRFSIPDGTNTTLNIYVDGQFLKPIDLTSKYAWLYGNETAPGNSPGSGAPRHIYDEANVQLGKTVPAGSRIRLQKDAANSSTYAIDFVNTEQATAKPNPDPASYTEPAGFSHQDVQNALDKVRMDTTGKLVGVYLPAGDYETSSKFQVYGKAVQVVGAGPWFTRFHAPSSQENTDVGFRAEASAKGSTFAGFAYFGNYTSRIDGPGKVFDFSNVSDITIDDIWVEHMVCLYWGANTDRMTIKNSRIRDLFADGVNMTNGSTDNHVVNNDARATGDDSFALFSAIDAGGADEKNNLYENLTSTLTWRAAGIAVYGGYDNTFRNIRVADTLVYSGITISSLDFGYPMNGFGTEPTTIENVSLERTGGHFWGSQVFPAIWAFSASKVFQGIRVNDVDISDSTYGGVMFQTNYANGQAQFPVKDTVFTDISITDSKKSGDAFDAKSGFGIWANEMPEPGQGPAVGEAVFRNLRMNGNAQDIRNTTSTFRIIVE; translated from the coding sequence ACCCGCAGGCAGACGCTCGCCCTCCAGGGCAGCGCCGACGGGAAGACGTTCGCCACGCTCAAGCCGTCGGCGCCGTACGTCTTCAGCCCCGCCGACGGCAACACCGTACGGATCACCGTCCCGGCCACCCTCGCCCGGTACGTCCGGGCGGACTTCAGCGCCAACTCCGTCGCCGGCACCGCCCAGCTCGCCGAGATGCAGGTCCTGACCACCGCGGCCGCCACCCCCAACCTCGCCCAGGGCAAGACGTTCACCGAGAGCGGGCACGCGGACGTCTACGGTGCCGCGAACGCCGGTGACGGCAACCGGGCCACCTACTGGGAGAGCAGGAACAACGCCTTCCCGCAGTGGCTCCAGGTCGACCTCGGCTCGTCCGTCAAGGTCAACGAGGTGAAACTGCGCCTGCCCGCCGGCTGGCCGAGCCGCAGCCAGGCCCTCAAGCTCCAGGGCTCCACCGACAACCAGAACTTCACCGACCTGACCGCATCCAAGGCGTACACCTTCGACAGCGGCAACGACCAGTCGGCCACGCTCTCCTTCGACGCGACGACGACCCGGTACGTCCGCGTCCTCATCACCGCCAACACCGGCTGGCCGGCGGGGCAGGTGTCCGAGCTGGAGGTGTACGGGCCCGCCACCGGCGACACCCAGGCGCCCACCGCGCCCGCGAACCTGGCCTACACCGAACCCGCCACCGGCCAGATACGGCTCACCTGGAACGCCGCGAGCGACGACACCGCCGTCACCGGCTACGACGTGTACGCCGACGGGCAGTTGAGGGCGAGCGTCGCCGGGAACGTCCTGACCTACACCGACACCCAGCCCGCCGGCGCCGACGTCACCTACTTCGTCCGCGCCAGGGACGCCGCCGGCAACGTCTCAGCGAACAGCAACAGCGTCACCCGCAAGGGTTCCGGTGGCGACACCCAGCCGCCCACCGCGCCCGCGAACCTCGCCTACACGCAGTCCGGCGCCGACGTGAAGCTGACCTGGCAGGCGTCCAGCGACAACGTCAAGGTCACCGGCTACGACGTCTACGGCAACGGACAGCTCCTCAAGGCCGTCGCGGGAGACGTGACGACCTACACCGACACCCCGTCCGCCGGGGCGACCGTCACCTACCACGTGAAGGCGAAGGACGCGGCGGGCAACGTCTCGGCCGCCAGCAACAGCGTCACCCGTCCCGGCACCACGGCCGGCTCCGACCTCGCCCAGGGCAAGCCCGTCGAGGCGTCCTCGTCCGTCTTCACCTATGTCGCCGCCAACGCCAACGACGGGCAGATCAGCACCTACTGGGAGAGCGGCAGCGGCGCCTACCCGGCCACCCTCACCACGAAGCTCGGCGCCAACGCCGACCTCGACCGGGTCGTCGTCAAGCTCAACCCGGACCCCGCCTGGTCCACCCGCACCCAGAACATCCAGGTGCTCGGCCGCGACCAGGACGCGACCACCTTCGAGACCCTGGCCGCCGCCAAGGAGTACCGGTTCGACCCGGCGACCGGGAACAGCGTGACCATCCCGGTCACCGGCTCCGCGGCCGACATCCGGCTCCGGTTCACCGCCAACTCCGGGGCGCCGGGCGCCCAGGTCGCCGAACTCCAGGTCATCGGCACCCCGGCCGCCAACCCCGACCTCAAGGTCACCGGCATCACCCACACCCCCGCCGCGCCCGTCGAGTCGGACACCATCGGCCTCACCGCGACCGTCACCAACAGCGGCGCCAAGGCGTCCAAGGCCACCGACCTCGACTTCACCCTCGGCGGCACCAAGGCGGCCACGGCAGACGTCCCGGCCCTCGCGGCCGGCGAGTCCAAGACCGTCACCGCGGGCATCGGCACCCGTGACGCGGGCAGTTACCCCGTCGGCGCCGAAGTGGACCCGTCACAGAAGGTCATCGAGCAGAACGAGGCGAACAACACCTACACCCGTCCCGACGCCCTCGTCGTCAAGCCCGTCGCCAGCTCCGACCTGCTCGCCGCGCCCGTCGCCTGGACACCCACCAGCGCCTCGGCCGGCGACGACGTCACGTTCACCGTCGCCCTGAAGAACCAGGGATCGGTGGCCTCCGCGTCCGGCGCCCACGGCATCACCCTGACCGTCCAGAACGCCCAGGGCGCCACCGTCAAGACGCTCACCGGCTCCTACAACGGGGCCATCGCGGCCGGACAGACCACCGCACCCGTCGGTCTCGGCACCTGGAAGGCCGCCAACGGCAAGTACACCGTGAAGACGGTGATCGCCGACGACGCCAACGAGTTGCCCGTCAAGCGCGCCAACAACACCACCACGCACCCGCTGTTCGTCGGCCGGGGCGCCGACATGCCGTACGACATGTACGAGGCCGAGGACGGCACCGTCGGCGGCGGAGCCAAGGTCGTCGGACCCAACCGCACCATCGGTGACATCGCGGGCGAGGCCAGCGGCCGCAAGGCCGTCACCCTCACCGGCACCGGGCAGTACGTCGAGTGGACCACCCGCGCCGCCACCAACACCCTCGTGACCCGCTTCTCGATCCCGGACGGCACGAACACCACCTTGAACATCTACGTCGACGGGCAGTTCCTCAAGCCCATCGACCTCACCTCCAAGTACGCCTGGCTGTACGGCAACGAGACCGCGCCCGGCAACTCGCCCGGCTCCGGCGCCCCGCGCCACATCTACGACGAGGCGAACGTCCAGCTCGGGAAGACCGTGCCGGCCGGCTCCCGCATCCGGCTCCAGAAGGACGCCGCCAACTCCTCCACGTACGCCATCGACTTCGTCAACACCGAACAGGCGACGGCGAAGCCCAACCCCGACCCGGCCTCCTACACGGAACCGGCCGGCTTCTCCCACCAGGACGTGCAGAACGCCCTCGACAAGGTGCGCATGGACACCACCGGCAAGCTCGTCGGCGTCTACCTGCCCGCCGGTGACTACGAGACGTCCAGCAAGTTCCAGGTGTACGGGAAGGCCGTGCAGGTCGTCGGCGCCGGGCCGTGGTTCACCCGCTTCCACGCCCCCTCCTCGCAGGAGAACACCGACGTCGGCTTCCGGGCCGAGGCGAGCGCGAAGGGCTCCACGTTCGCCGGGTTCGCCTACTTCGGCAACTACACGTCCCGGATCGACGGGCCGGGCAAGGTGTTCGACTTCTCCAACGTCTCCGACATCACCATCGACGACATCTGGGTCGAGCACATGGTGTGCCTGTACTGGGGCGCCAACACCGACCGCATGACCATCAAGAACTCCCGTATCCGCGACCTGTTCGCCGACGGCGTCAACATGACGAACGGCTCGACGGACAACCACGTCGTCAACAACGACGCCCGCGCCACCGGAGACGACAGCTTCGCCCTCTTCTCGGCCATCGACGCGGGCGGCGCCGACGAGAAGAACAACCTCTACGAGAACCTGACCTCCACCCTGACGTGGCGGGCGGCCGGCATCGCCGTCTACGGCGGCTACGACAACACCTTCCGCAACATCCGCGTCGCCGACACCCTCGTCTACTCCGGCATCACGATCTCCTCGCTGGACTTCGGCTATCCGATGAACGGCTTCGGGACCGAGCCCACCACGATCGAGAACGTCTCCCTGGAACGCACCGGCGGCCACTTCTGGGGCTCGCAGGTCTTCCCCGCCATCTGGGCGTTCTCCGCCTCGAAGGTCTTCCAGGGGATCCGGGTCAACGACGTCGACATCAGCGACTCCACCTACGGAGGCGTGATGTTCCAGACCAACTACGCCAACGGGCAAGCGCAGTTCCCCGTGAAGGACACCGTCTTCACCGACATCTCCATCACCGACTCCAAGAAGAGCGGCGACGCGTTCGACGCCAAGTCAGGCTTCGGCATCTGGGCCAACGAGATGCCGGAACCCGGCCAGGGCCCGGCCGTCGGCGAAGCCGTCTTCCGCAATCTGCGGATGAACGGCAACGCGCAGGACATCCGCAACACGACCAGCACCTTCAGGATCATCGTCGAGTGA
- a CDS encoding SAM-dependent methyltransferase, protein MTEISAASREARKRIKTDQPHTARIWNYWLGGKDNYEVDQAAGDQIRGLHPGIGDYALADRKFLGRAVKYLAGECGIRQFLDIGTGLPTADNTHEVAQRIAPESRIVYVDNDPIVLAHAEALLTSTSEGYTAYLDEDLRNVDAILEQAERTLDLDRPVALMLLGVVIFIEDDEEAAGIVRRLMDRLPSGSHLVLSHTVTHPDMPDVDAAVAFWNEHGTPKLTQRTPEGVARFFDGLELLEPGVVSCNRWRPDESLAGLPEDVAMFGGVGRKA, encoded by the coding sequence GTGACCGAGATTTCCGCTGCGTCGAGGGAGGCGCGCAAGCGCATCAAGACGGACCAGCCGCACACGGCCCGGATCTGGAACTACTGGCTGGGCGGCAAGGACAACTACGAGGTCGACCAGGCGGCCGGTGACCAGATCCGCGGACTGCACCCGGGCATCGGCGACTACGCGCTGGCCGACCGCAAGTTCCTCGGGCGCGCCGTGAAGTACCTCGCCGGCGAGTGCGGCATACGCCAGTTCCTGGACATCGGCACCGGTCTGCCGACGGCCGACAACACGCACGAGGTGGCCCAGCGCATCGCGCCGGAGTCCCGCATCGTGTACGTCGACAACGACCCGATCGTGCTGGCGCACGCGGAGGCGCTGCTGACCAGCACCTCCGAGGGGTACACCGCCTATCTGGACGAGGACCTGCGCAACGTCGACGCGATCCTGGAGCAGGCGGAGCGGACGCTCGACCTCGACCGGCCGGTGGCGCTGATGCTGCTGGGCGTCGTCATCTTCATCGAGGACGACGAGGAGGCGGCCGGTATCGTGCGCCGGCTGATGGACCGGCTGCCCTCCGGCAGTCACCTCGTGCTGTCGCACACGGTCACGCACCCGGACATGCCGGACGTCGACGCCGCCGTGGCCTTCTGGAACGAGCACGGCACCCCGAAGCTGACGCAGCGCACCCCGGAGGGCGTCGCCCGCTTCTTCGACGGTCTGGAGCTGCTGGAGCCGGGGGTCGTCTCGTGCAACCGGTGGCGGCCGGACGAGAGCCTGGCCGGGCTGCCGGAGGACGTGGCGATGTTCGGCGGTGTGGGGCGCAAGGCCTGA
- a CDS encoding MFS transporter, with the protein MPLALLALAVVAFGIGTTEFATMGLLPQIADGIGVSVPQAGNVVSAYALGVVVGAPLLTGIGARVPHKRLLLWLTGLFVVGNVASAFAPDFGLLFAARFLAGLPHGALFGVGAVVASRLVAPDRAARAVSKMFLGLTVANIVGVPAGTALGQQLGWRAAYGAVAVIGVVALVALALFVPHQPRGRQSGIRHELRAMGNRQVAIGLATAVIGFGGFFAVYSYLVPMLTNLTGFSDSSTTLVLALYGVGMTLGTLLAGPLTDRALRPTLYGGLALLAAGLVVFYFAVHSTVGALITITFIGAMGSLITTPVQMLLMAKAKNAPTMAAASNHSAFNLANAGGAWLGGLAISAGWGWASPSLVGAALAVAGLGLAVAGGVMDRRDGGSAGSDVITSSTADARPEAAPTPQS; encoded by the coding sequence ATGCCTCTGGCTCTGCTGGCCCTGGCTGTCGTCGCCTTCGGCATCGGCACCACCGAGTTCGCCACCATGGGGCTGCTGCCCCAGATCGCCGACGGGATCGGGGTGTCCGTGCCCCAGGCGGGCAACGTCGTCTCCGCCTACGCGCTCGGCGTCGTGGTCGGCGCTCCGCTGCTGACCGGCATCGGTGCCCGCGTCCCCCACAAGCGGCTGCTGCTCTGGCTGACCGGCCTCTTCGTGGTCGGGAACGTCGCCTCCGCGTTCGCCCCGGACTTCGGTCTGCTCTTCGCCGCCCGCTTCCTGGCGGGCCTCCCGCACGGCGCGCTGTTCGGCGTCGGCGCGGTCGTCGCCTCCCGGCTGGTCGCCCCGGACCGGGCCGCGCGGGCCGTGTCCAAGATGTTCCTCGGCCTGACGGTCGCCAACATCGTCGGTGTCCCCGCCGGCACCGCGCTCGGCCAGCAGCTCGGGTGGCGGGCCGCCTACGGGGCCGTGGCCGTCATCGGGGTCGTGGCGCTGGTCGCGCTGGCCCTGTTCGTCCCGCACCAGCCGCGCGGCCGGCAGTCCGGCATCCGCCACGAGCTGCGGGCCATGGGCAACCGGCAGGTCGCCATCGGCCTGGCCACCGCGGTGATCGGCTTCGGCGGTTTCTTCGCCGTCTACAGCTACCTCGTGCCGATGCTGACGAACCTGACCGGCTTCTCCGACTCCTCGACCACCCTGGTCCTCGCCCTGTACGGCGTCGGCATGACGCTCGGCACCCTGCTCGCGGGCCCGCTCACCGACCGCGCCCTGCGGCCCACCCTGTACGGCGGGCTGGCCCTGCTCGCCGCCGGACTGGTGGTGTTCTACTTCGCCGTCCACAGCACGGTCGGCGCGCTGATCACGATCACGTTCATCGGCGCGATGGGCTCGCTCATCACGACGCCCGTCCAGATGCTGCTGATGGCGAAGGCCAAGAACGCCCCGACCATGGCGGCCGCGTCCAACCACTCCGCCTTCAACCTGGCCAACGCCGGTGGCGCCTGGCTGGGCGGCCTCGCCATCTCGGCGGGCTGGGGCTGGGCCTCGCCGAGTCTGGTGGGCGCCGCCCTGGCCGTCGCCGGTCTCGGCCTGGCGGTCGCGGGCGGCGTCATGGACCGCCGCGACGGGGGCTCGGCGGGCTCCGACGTGATCACGTCGTCCACGGCCGACGCCCGCCCCGAGGCCGCGCCCACCCCCCAGTCCTGA
- a CDS encoding mucoidy inhibitor MuiA family protein, which yields MTTDTRPIPLPVTAVTCLEDRAHIERTAGLDVGAGVQRLRLGPVSALAVDRTLHAEVTGEHDADVLDVRIVRTWTPRGPLPSPDDSALRGRVRALEEEQRALGHTCDRLRTRLDLLGRLAADLLRDIAEGAGGGETDEDRWTRELDRADGERDTCAEELRAAQARSAVLAGELAQARQALALAEEQPAELVGHVELTLRSEAAGRLRLRLTHLTSCALWRPAYRAVLDGDSVTLETDAMVWQRTGEDWSDVRLTLSTARSALTTDPPRLTEDRLTLTDRTPQERRTVEVELREEEIAELGLSAVVGLPGVDDGGRTRVLDSPTPVSVPPDGRAHRVPISTVTTAARSQFASSPELSPLVTQVVRFDNTSGHALLAGPVDLVRGSGFTGRGTLEFTAPGAPVELAFGSHDDYRVIRHTEESRDTATLTQRTLITRTVRLHVSRFSAPGDRGEQVVAVRERIPVSEVSAVDVRLRKEACAPQPDAVDADGIARWDLPLPPGGHRTITLVYEISTSGKVAGL from the coding sequence ATGACCACGGACACCCGGCCGATCCCGCTGCCCGTCACCGCCGTCACCTGCCTGGAGGACCGCGCCCACATCGAGCGCACCGCCGGCCTCGACGTCGGCGCCGGCGTCCAGCGGCTGCGCCTCGGCCCGGTCAGCGCGCTCGCCGTCGACCGCACCCTCCACGCCGAGGTGACGGGCGAGCACGACGCGGACGTCCTCGACGTACGGATCGTGCGGACCTGGACGCCCCGCGGGCCGCTGCCCTCCCCGGACGACTCGGCGCTGCGCGGCCGCGTCCGCGCCCTGGAGGAGGAGCAACGCGCCCTGGGGCACACCTGCGACCGGCTGCGCACCCGGCTCGACCTCCTCGGCCGGCTCGCCGCCGACCTGCTGCGGGACATCGCCGAGGGCGCGGGCGGCGGCGAGACCGACGAGGACCGCTGGACCCGTGAACTGGACCGGGCGGACGGCGAACGCGACACGTGCGCCGAGGAACTGCGCGCCGCCCAGGCCCGGTCGGCGGTGCTCGCCGGTGAACTGGCGCAGGCGCGGCAGGCCCTGGCCCTCGCCGAGGAGCAGCCCGCGGAACTCGTCGGCCATGTCGAGCTGACCCTGCGGTCCGAGGCCGCCGGTCGCCTCCGCCTGCGGCTGACGCATCTGACGTCGTGCGCGCTGTGGCGCCCCGCCTACCGGGCGGTCCTCGACGGCGACTCGGTGACGCTGGAGACCGACGCGATGGTGTGGCAGCGCACCGGCGAGGACTGGTCGGACGTCCGCCTCACCCTGTCCACGGCCCGCTCGGCGCTCACCACCGACCCGCCGCGCCTCACCGAGGACCGGCTCACGCTCACGGACCGTACGCCGCAGGAGCGCCGCACGGTCGAGGTGGAGCTGCGCGAGGAGGAGATCGCGGAGCTCGGCCTGTCGGCGGTCGTCGGCCTGCCCGGCGTGGACGACGGCGGGCGGACGCGGGTGCTGGACTCCCCCACGCCCGTGTCCGTCCCCCCGGACGGGCGGGCCCACCGGGTGCCGATCAGCACGGTGACGACGGCCGCGCGCAGCCAGTTCGCCTCGTCGCCGGAGCTGTCGCCGCTGGTCACCCAGGTGGTCCGGTTCGACAACACGTCGGGGCACGCGCTGCTGGCCGGACCCGTCGACCTGGTCCGCGGCAGCGGTTTCACCGGGCGCGGCACGCTGGAGTTCACCGCGCCGGGCGCCCCGGTCGAGCTCGCCTTCGGCAGCCACGACGACTACCGGGTGATCCGGCACACCGAGGAGTCCCGTGACACGGCGACCCTGACGCAGCGCACGCTGATCACCCGGACGGTCCGCCTGCACGTGTCCCGCTTCTCGGCACCCGGCGACCGGGGCGAGCAGGTCGTCGCCGTACGGGAGCGGATCCCGGTCTCCGAGGTGTCCGCGGTCGACGTACGCCTGCGCAAGGAGGCGTGCGCCCCACAGCCGGACGCGGTCGACGCGGACGGCATAGCGCGCTGGGACCTGCCCCTGCCCCCGGGCGGACACCGTACGATCACCCTCGTGTACGAGATCTCCACGAGCGGCAAGGTGGCGGGACTGTGA
- a CDS encoding DUF4139 domain-containing protein gives MKSEVAQTQGWASTLDAVVVYAQGALCTRVARGTVPADGRVRVTGLPRSLDPGSLRARAVGADGVRVTEVRVEVDAEPAATEDSGSLRREVERLRDVLAAAQARRDRQANLIGETAALRPVPPGREPGDPPRATPADAWLRLAAFVDERLRAQQLRLTELEEEVRRAEHDLAVATDRWARASTDTPSDDIATSVVAVVTLDGVDAGAGPVDVELEYGVPGAVWVPAYRLTHRRGEDGGTLVLRASVAQRTGEDWTGVRLALATADLRRRTDLPKLRSLRLGRRQPAPAPSGWREPPAGLADLFSGYDAAGPRPVPVRAAPDPVPPPPPMPPGVGAAPVAPPAPGGPAAPGAAPFQAAPPPPPPAAPQAYGMLQAAFGGAPAAFDAAPRGAAPAVRSRRAAPTPPPPPAVTAPPQPREAELDYAALVLSGADEPGDRRGRLFPGPSYDPKAEESRRRAEAVASLPLPGHAVRPRTSAGSFDHRYDAVARADIPSDGVWHTVTVAEIPVGLRTEYVCVPSVEQTVYATVVLSNATDQALPAGPVEVMSGDDFLTTAALPTLAPGGVRRMGLGPAEGVRVTRRTQLHESTAGLRNNTTVLAHRVHVELANRLGHPVTVEVHEQVPVTSEPDVRIDEQADWTAPGQDGPDRYAPGTRVWRVDLPAGGGTALDGGYDIRVPAAKALAGGNRRS, from the coding sequence ATGAAGTCCGAGGTCGCACAGACACAGGGATGGGCGTCGACGCTCGACGCGGTGGTGGTGTACGCGCAGGGCGCGCTGTGCACACGCGTCGCCCGGGGCACCGTCCCGGCGGACGGCCGGGTGCGGGTGACGGGACTGCCGCGGTCGCTGGACCCGGGCTCCCTGCGCGCCAGGGCGGTCGGCGCGGACGGTGTGCGGGTCACCGAGGTGCGGGTCGAGGTGGACGCCGAACCCGCCGCCACCGAGGACAGCGGTTCACTCCGTCGGGAGGTGGAGCGGCTGCGTGACGTGCTCGCGGCGGCCCAGGCGCGGCGTGACCGGCAGGCGAACCTGATCGGGGAGACGGCTGCGCTCCGCCCGGTGCCGCCGGGCCGTGAGCCCGGGGACCCGCCGCGTGCCACGCCCGCCGACGCCTGGCTGCGGCTCGCCGCGTTCGTCGACGAGCGGCTGCGGGCGCAGCAGCTCCGGCTGACCGAGCTGGAGGAGGAGGTGCGCCGGGCCGAGCACGACCTCGCCGTGGCCACGGACCGGTGGGCGCGGGCCTCCACCGACACGCCGTCCGACGACATCGCGACGAGCGTCGTCGCCGTCGTGACGCTCGACGGCGTGGACGCCGGCGCCGGACCGGTGGACGTCGAGCTGGAGTACGGCGTGCCGGGTGCCGTCTGGGTCCCGGCGTACCGGCTCACGCACCGCCGGGGCGAGGACGGCGGCACGCTCGTGCTGCGGGCCTCGGTCGCGCAGCGCACGGGCGAGGACTGGACGGGCGTCCGGCTCGCGCTGGCCACCGCGGATCTGCGCCGCCGCACCGACCTGCCGAAACTCCGCTCCCTGCGGCTGGGGCGGCGGCAGCCGGCTCCCGCGCCGTCCGGCTGGCGGGAACCCCCGGCGGGGCTCGCCGACCTCTTCTCCGGGTACGACGCGGCGGGGCCGCGCCCCGTCCCCGTACGGGCCGCTCCGGACCCCGTGCCTCCGCCGCCGCCGATGCCTCCGGGTGTCGGCGCGGCCCCCGTCGCGCCTCCCGCGCCGGGCGGGCCCGCCGCCCCCGGGGCCGCTCCCTTCCAGGCCGCACCGCCGCCCCCGCCCCCGGCGGCGCCGCAGGCGTACGGCATGCTGCAGGCCGCCTTCGGGGGTGCCCCGGCCGCCTTCGACGCCGCCCCGCGCGGCGCGGCACCGGCCGTGCGGTCGCGGCGCGCCGCCCCGACGCCCCCGCCACCCCCCGCGGTCACCGCACCGCCTCAGCCGCGTGAGGCGGAGCTCGACTACGCCGCGCTCGTGCTGTCCGGTGCCGACGAGCCCGGTGACCGCCGCGGCCGGCTGTTCCCCGGGCCGTCGTACGACCCGAAGGCCGAGGAGTCGCGGCGCCGGGCCGAGGCGGTGGCCTCCCTGCCGCTGCCCGGGCACGCCGTGCGGCCCCGGACGTCGGCGGGCTCCTTCGACCACCGCTACGACGCGGTCGCCCGCGCCGACATCCCCTCCGACGGTGTCTGGCACACCGTCACCGTGGCTGAGATCCCGGTGGGGCTGCGCACGGAGTACGTGTGCGTGCCGTCCGTGGAGCAGACGGTGTACGCCACGGTCGTCCTGTCCAACGCGACCGACCAGGCCCTGCCGGCCGGACCGGTGGAGGTCATGAGCGGCGACGACTTCCTGACCACCGCCGCGCTGCCCACCCTCGCCCCGGGCGGCGTCCGCCGGATGGGGCTGGGGCCGGCCGAGGGCGTCCGGGTCACCCGCCGCACCCAGCTGCACGAGTCGACGGCTGGACTGCGCAACAACACGACGGTGCTCGCCCACCGCGTCCACGTCGAGCTGGCCAACCGGCTCGGCCACCCCGTCACCGTCGAGGTCCACGAGCAGGTCCCGGTCACCTCCGAACCGGACGTGCGCATCGACGAACAGGCCGACTGGACGGCACCCGGGCAGGACGGCCCCGACCGGTACGCGCCCGGCACCCGCGTGTGGCGCGTGGACCTGCCCGCCGGGGGCGGCACCGCCCTCGACGGCGGCTACGACATCCGCGTCCCGGCCGCGAAGGCGCTGGCCGGCGGCAACCGGAGGAGCTGA
- a CDS encoding TlpA family protein disulfide reductase: MRIRILLLAAALLVAGCSGGDAGGGFTLGEDGIATVAKEDRDLAPDLSGRTLHGERLSVSSYRGDVVVLNVWGSWCTPCREEAVRFEKVHEDLKARGVRFVGINVGDPRAGHARAFEEEFGVTYPSLHDPSSKLLLRFGKGTLSPQTIPSTLVLDRDGRIAARSLAALGERGLRSMIEPVLA, translated from the coding sequence GTGAGAATCCGGATACTCCTCCTGGCCGCCGCCCTGCTGGTCGCGGGGTGTTCGGGCGGGGACGCGGGCGGCGGCTTCACCCTGGGCGAGGACGGCATCGCGACCGTGGCGAAGGAGGACAGGGACCTCGCGCCGGACCTGTCCGGCCGGACCCTGCACGGCGAACGGCTCTCCGTCAGCTCGTACCGGGGCGACGTCGTCGTGCTGAACGTGTGGGGGTCGTGGTGCACGCCCTGCCGTGAGGAGGCCGTGCGCTTCGAGAAGGTCCACGAGGATCTCAAGGCGCGAGGTGTGCGGTTCGTCGGCATCAACGTCGGCGATCCGCGCGCCGGTCACGCCCGGGCCTTCGAGGAGGAGTTCGGCGTGACGTATCCGAGTCTGCACGATCCGAGCAGCAAGCTGTTGCTCCGTTTCGGCAAGGGCACGCTGAGCCCGCAGACGATCCCGTCGACGCTCGTGCTGGACCGGGACGGCAGGATCGCCGCCCGCTCGCTGGCCGCGCTCGGGGAGCGGGGGCTCCGGTCGATGATCGAGCCCGTACTCGCGTAG